From Aegilops tauschii subsp. strangulata cultivar AL8/78 chromosome 5, Aet v6.0, whole genome shotgun sequence:
AGACGTACACCCCGTTGCTGAAGCTGTGCTGTAAAAGGCAATGGATAAAGGTACTTCGGTTCCTCATATGCCACATGTTTAGAAAGGACATCACCCCTGATTTCAGCACCTATACCTTGTTGGTAACCTGGCTGTGCCGAAACGGGAAGCCCGCCCAGTCTTGCCTGTTTTTGGAGGAGATGGTGCTGAAGGGTTTTACGCCGAAGAAAGAAACGTTTGATCTTGTGACTGAGAAGCTTGATAAGGCGAATCTCCATTCAGCAAAGAAAAAGATTCAACTTCTCACCCTGCGGGCAGCTGCTGTGAAGCACACTGGTTCCCCTCATTTGAACAAGGATGGTGCTGCTGGACAGCATATTGACATACTGTCAAACGCTTGTGGCTATGAACCTTAGGACAAATGGGAAGGTACAAAATCAGTAATACAAGTTTGTCATTCGACCTATCCGTTCATCGAAATGGAAAATCTTTTTTACACTGTCATTGATCTGTTACAGTTCTGTTGCTCTGCTACATTTAACTATATTCGCAACAGCAGAAAAGAAGACCAGAAGTTCCATAGCAGTAAGGACATTGGCCAAGTCCCCTACCAGCTGCCGATTTTATTCCTTTTCATCACCGTCTGCAATATAAAAAGTATGTGGAAGCGGTTCACCATGAAGCATTTTAGCATATATAAACAGTTTCCTGCAAGCCGGTGAACCATTTTAGTATATATAAACAGTTTCCTGCAAGCCCTACAGAGGTTGTTCACGAAAATGCAACTGGACATGCAAAATCAAATAGGACAGCATTCAGACTTCACAAAATCAGCAGCCTTATTTATGCTCCCTTATTTCCAACAGTTGAGCAAACACATTAATGCCTTTCTGATACCATACAGAGTTAACGCATGGAAATTATCGTCATtgtatatactccctccattccaaattaTATGAAGTTCTAGCTTTGTCCCAAGTCAAACTTTAATAAATTTTACCATGTCTAAAGCAAAATGTGCTAATATTTACAGCATCAAATATACATATGGTATGGAAACGTATTTTATGAGGAAACTACTGAAATTAATCGGTCAAACTTAGAAAGAAGTTCAACTTAGGACAAAgctagaacttcaaataatttgGAATGGTGCACTGCAATATGACAAATGGTTCTTCATGCCTGCACCTCATGTTTTACTTGTAATGTACAATTCCATTTGTACTAGTTACAGAAAGTGCTACTGAAAGAGCTAGTACAAATCTGATGGATGGAGAATAATATTATGTGCTGCCACATTGACTACGTAAGGTCAACTTCAATGACGTTGAAAGGCGAGTCCAAGTAGATCTTCTGCCACACAGGTGCCATTTTATCGCTGCTTGCCAGTGATCACATTTCACATATCCAGTAGGAATAGTCAGATGCATTCCCTGGACATTTGCTCAAATATTGACCAAATATGGCGAGGTGTTGTTTCTTGAATCAGCCTCTATTTTGATCTTGCGTCAATTTCTCGAAAATATCCGCGCCTGTTCATTGTTAACCAGAAGATGGTTACATCAAGAAACAGATGTTCTAAAAAGAAGGGAAAACAATGATATTAAAATTAATCATCTTATGTAACAGCACTTTCATGTGGACGTAAAAGGATTTTTTAGCAATAGTGCCTTTTTAAGTTTTAACAAACAATATTATGTGGTCAAGTGCATTAGAGGCACACATCAAGAGAAATGCATGAAAATATATTGTAATGGCAGCACATAGTGATGGAACAACAATTCTATGTACATGATGCAGTATATCACTACCCCTAATAAACTTTTAAAAAACTCTAGGAAGAATATGAGCCCATAAGCAAGCACACACAACGCAAGTCATAACCACTTGAGAAAATCAACTGGGCCGGCCTAGAAAAAAATTATTTAAAGGTAAAATGCAAAAAATGTTGAATACCAACAACGACCAAGTACACGTGGTTGTAGTAGATGCATGATAGATTACTCCATTTGTCACCATTCCTACTTATTTGAAAGGGGGGTAGTTGAAGCGCAGAATTATGAAAGTTACAGAAGGTTGAGAAATCTGGCTTTTAGCTAAACAAATTATAGCATATTGATTCATCTTTTAGAATGCAAATAATATATGGCATCTGAAGAGATGTATCATACAATTGTAACGCATCATATTCTCGGCGCAATTTCCGTGGAGTACGCAAAACCCTTCTTTGTCCTTGTTGCTGCCATCCTGACCTCTCAAGGTATTCTTCAATCAACCTGACATTGCCAATCAGACCTCCAGATTATTTatgaaaaaagatgaaaaaataAACTCTCTTTTTCCTTTTTATTCTAACTCGAAAAAGAAGAACAAAGAGCTCACATGCTGCATATTGACTTTTGGGAAGCCGCCAATTCACGATCTGGGAAAGAGTCATCGAATCTGTAGCTTAACCACACATACAACTCTAGGACCTGCAACGATCACAAATGGGATGCTGATTAATCTCACTTTAGAAACAGTTTCGAGACAGCGGCCTGCCAAAATGAAATCTAAATAATCACTGTAGAAACTAGGAACTCTCCGGAAGTAACGGTTGCCTGAAATGGCAACAAGTGTCTAGTCCAACATTTTTCCAAAAAAGCTCATCTTGCATGCACACAGATCCAATGCAGCCCACTGAATTATGTAATGACATGTTAGGCCCTATACAAGTATAAAATTATGGATCAATGAGAAATGAGTGCTAGCCCAGTGAttgggggtggggagggggatTTCTAGCACAGAAAACCACTTTAGTTTGCGTTTCAGTATTTGAGGTGGTAGTCTATGCTATGGTATGTTGTACCATCCTTGGAACTCCCAAGTTTGATTTTTAACTTGGAAGTTTATATAATGCAGAAAAGAAACTGCCTTCACAACAGAATAGACAATGCACATGTTTAAGAGCAAAATAATTTGTGATTAGAAGAACATTGACAAGATTTATAGTAGTGCTGATATTGACTGGCAAATTACAGGTATTATCTTCTGATATACtacctctgtaaagaaatataagactttttaggtcactactttagtgacctaaaaggtcttatatttctttacagagggagtaatttGCTAGAGAAATAAAATAGGGAATAACCTTGTGAACCGATTCAAGCTCCTGGAGTTGATTGTGTGTTGTAGGCACCCGCAGTGTTCCAGGTGTAAATATTTCTTTAAGCCGAACTGTGCCTTTCTTTGCATAATTTTCTGCAAACTGCATCTTGAAAATTTTAGTGAAACTGTTTCCTAATTCTACAAAAACATACAAATAAACAATAGAGGTAGAAATGTTTGCCTGTGTTAATCCTTGAGTAGATATATCATCCCTCACATCCACTGGACTGCAGTATGAAGTGTCAGAAAGTGATCAGGATGCCAGATAGGCGACAATAGATTAGAACAATAGAATCTAGAAAAGGCATATGTTAATACTGGGATAGATTGTAAATCACCTTTGACAAAAGACATACTTATCGTGCAACGCAAGAGGCAACTCATCAACAATAGCAGCAACTTTCTGTTAACAGTGGGAGGAAGAAATGTGACTAGATAAAATAATGAACCACAATTCAATAGCAGAAATAAATCTAGCTTACAGTTACAAAGTTCATTATTAGTCTATTGATATTAATTTAAATATAATGCAAAGTTGTTGCCTTTTTAAAGAAGGCAGTCAAACAGTTGGTGCTTTTCTACCCAGGCAATCTTATTTACATTGTTTAGATGTAGCTTGTAGAAGTTGACCAAGCAGAGAAAAATGTGTTTCTTAATGAAATAAAATACCAGCATATCTTCGCAATCGGCAATAAAATAGTCCGGAGACAGTTTAGCCTTGTCCAAGAAACGTTCCTGCAGCAGAATGAAAAAAGGGCAACACATATTTCTGAGTCCTGTCCAGAGGAAATAGCTGTAAATACACACAAAGCATTGAGATTTACTCAATGGGAGAGAAGAAGATAACACATTAcagaaaaagaagtacatagagAAAAAGTAAACTCCAATTTATAATTGTTGAGACTTGTGAACAAGCAATGTCATGCTGGGCACAAGCTGGCGCTTTGGGTCTCAGGGTAGTCCTCCCCACTAACTGGGATGTCCACTGATAGGTTGCCAATCCATGTAACCACCACCTCCTAGGAGGATTGTATCTTCTCATCTTTTCAATGAAATGAAACGCAAAGAGTCCTTTGCGTTTTCTcgaaaaaaaaactgaaatccAAGCAAATATAAGATACCTCAAAATATAGCTAAATTATTGTAGTGCATAATTGATCGCACCAACCACAATAATTGTTGAGTAACTCACTGCCCCATACAAACTGGCACAACAAAATTGCTATCATCATTAACTATTTTTTACTGTAACATTTAGCTTTGGCATTGACAAGTAACATGTTATAGAAGTATGAAGGCTGCTCTGTGCTTGAACCAATGCATTTCAATACGAAAAAGATGGTACTTATAGCTTACCAATATAGGGTGAAGAAAGTCAGTTCCATGTAATCGTGAATACACGGACAATAAATCAAATGTGGGAAAAAGTCCAGCACGCTGCAGATAAAGCAATGCAGCATCTGTGGTTAGCTTTTACAAATACGAGTCATACAGAGCTTCTTGAAGTTTCATCATATAATAACAGTTGGATTCATTATGTTGCTCAGTAATGGGTGGGCACCTCTATAATGGGAGAAGGTGACTTCAGGGATGAGTGTAGTAATGGGAGATCTTCAGCATCTAGACAGGTCACTTCGCCAACTGGAAATTTAGATCCATATCTCCCAGCTCTGCCTACCAAAAGAATAAGACATGCAGAACAAGCTCAATTCACAGCTCAAGAGGGCTCTGTAATAAGGGAAGAGAAAACTGCCAGGGGTAAAACGACTGAAAAGCAAACATAGTACCAGCAATCTGTTTGATCTCAGGCACAGTCAGCTCCCTGGTGCAGATACCATCAAACTTCTTCAGTGTAGAGAAAATAATTCTAGAAATGTTCAGATTAAGACCCATTCCAATAGCATCGCTAGCCACTAGCACATTAAGGTCACTGGCTTCATCATTGAACATTGTCGCCTGGAAGCTTAGGAAACAGATTAACAAATTTATCCATAACAATCATGCCATCATGGAGAACAAAATTACGACAAGCAACAGACTGAATTTATTGCCTACAACTATTATTCGCAAACTTCTAATTCTGGCTAAGAGTTGTGGGCATGTTCTATTAATAAATTATATAGAAAGAAACAAGTGGTGTTCATTAAAATCCTCGCAAATAGCAGGTACAAACATTGAACAGTATGCTCACTTACAAAGCATTTAAAGCAGCATTGATAAAATGGGTTCTGTAATTGTAAAAAATGCTTTATTATTCAGATTGTTGTAATTTGTAACTCAACCATCACATACCATATTAACTTTGTTAACCAAAATTCAGCTACATGACGCTATATAATGTATATCAATGACTCAATGAGTAGGTTTAACAAATTAAATGTGCTGATATGCATGTCAACATGTTCAAATGGAAGGTGTGATATTTAACCTTACTCTAATTAGATTAGGGCCTACAGATATATGACAATGACTCAATGAGGTATATGTTCTAATACTAGTATGATGGGGCATACCCAAATACTGTATTACAAATTACCTGTTTCGTTCGAGTTTCTGGTGGTAATGAGCCATAGACTACAGAGCAAAGATGATTTCCCGCCATTTCAATTTTTTTCTGCATGAATGAAAAATTGCAATATAAAGGTAGCTGAAGCTCTGTATTTCACTTTATCTGGCAGATGTGTACTTCTAATAAAAATATAGAGCCCTCTAGTCCATAAAATAACAGAATGATGCATCAATGTCATGTATTCTTCTTCAAAAGGAAAAACATTGTCATGTATTTGTGCACACGACCACATACTATGGGTATAAACTAACAATGGTAAGTACTATGAGCACCAAATTCTCCTTTAGTTAGGCTAGGAAGCGCAGGATCACCGGACCAAATCTTTGCACTGCAGTACTGGCGGCCCTGGCTTAACTGTTTCTTCTGGAAATAGTCATGGGATTGCATTTTAATTTTCACTGCTTATATTTGTTGTGAATATTCAACCAGCATGTATCATGAAAAGGTGAAAGGAAACAGAGATGATTGGATGGTTGCTAACTACGAAAACAGGTTTCATGAAGTATCTATCATGTCACAAAACTACCATTGCCACTGCAACATGACATATCAACTATATTATTTAGTGAGTGCCAATCGTGTGACCTCCCCTCCCCCTTCCCAAATTACTTTGGTACGG
This genomic window contains:
- the LOC109786492 gene encoding ATP-dependent RNA helicase SUV3, mitochondrial; its protein translation is MAVAALLRRGALSSSCRHDVYIRCLLSDSDLHPLVNSANLNFWRGNHNSGKFDFTDMTHPHLWYPNAREKKRNVFLHVGPTNSGKTHNALKRLEASSSGVYCGPLRLLAREVAERLNKASVPCNLTTGQEREEIEGAKHSSVTVEMADVTTEYQCAVIDEIQMVGCRTRGCSFTRALLGLCSDELHVCGDPAVVPIIQRLLEATDDVVTIQYYERLSPLVPLKSILGSFSNIKAGDCMVTFSRREIYKLKKKIEMAGNHLCSVVYGSLPPETRTKQATMFNDEASDLNVLVASDAIGMGLNLNISRIIFSTLKKFDGICTRELTVPEIKQIAGRAGRYGSKFPVGEVTCLDAEDLPLLHSSLKSPSPIIERAGLFPTFDLLSVYSRLHGTDFLHPILERFLDKAKLSPDYFIADCEDMLKVAAIVDELPLALHDKYVFCQSPVDVRDDISTQGLTQFAENYAKKGTVRLKEIFTPGTLRVPTTHNQLQELESVHKVLELYVWLSYRFDDSFPDRELAASQKSICSMLIEEYLERSGWQQQGQRRVLRTPRKLRREYDALQLRGYFREIDARSK